The following proteins are co-located in the Solenopsis invicta isolate M01_SB chromosome 7, UNIL_Sinv_3.0, whole genome shotgun sequence genome:
- the LOC105200064 gene encoding very long-chain-fatty-acid--CoA ligase bubblegum isoform X1, giving the protein MDWSHVSFLRTLDIMSVSQAKQSYGGINGITRDDKGNQTTRYALASETGLDGPDQVLSADVDITSDANGRVRIKLDSNGLNSIMPQSIPGIFTKTAKRYPDHIALVSRPDANGKRTTYTFQEYESSVRTVAKAFLKLGLERYHSVCILGFNSPEWFIADLAAIYAGGFATGIYTTNSPEACQYCAEHSQANIIVVEDDKQLQKILQIKHNLPDLKAIVQYDGVPTDKDTLSWNNLLDIGKKESEDKLQSVLKTIGVNECCTLVYTSGTVGNPKAVMLSHDNVLHDLRMLLLALGNVLKEKSEIVISYLPLSHVAAQIIDIIANIMMATTVYFADPGALKGTLINTLSVAQPTIFLGVPRVWEKIYEKMQEKARSNGTIKTCIAKWAKAQGLSYYTNKLNGVDHKHWGYILAKWLVFDKVKAVLGFNRCQLFVTAAAPLSNDIKKYFMSLDMPLLEVYGMSESGGAQTLTSKDFMEGVGRPIPGAYTKLDNINEHGEGEVCMGGRHIFMGYLKAPEKTEEAKDKSGWLHSGDLGKFDSKGNLFITGRIKELIITSGGENVAPNNIEHAILSELPYLSNAMVIGDKRKYLTVLVTLKSDMNIETGAPLDTLNPDVLKWAQSIGSSAKTVTEVINSRDPAIYGEIDKAIKRANTQAISNAQKVQKFEILPHDFSIPTGELGPTLKLKKNVVQKMYADLIDKMYE; this is encoded by the exons ATGGATTGGTCGCACGTTTCATTTCTACGCACATTGG ATATAATGTCGGTATCTCAGGCCAAACAGTCATATGGAGGCATAAATGGAATTACGCGAGATGATAAG GGAAATCAAACAACTAGATATGCATTGGCTAGTGAAACTGGTCTCGATg GACCAGATCAGGTACTGTCTGCGGATGTAGATATCACAAGTGACGCTAACGGCAGAGTACGAATAAAGTTAGACAGCAATGGACTCAATTCAATCATGCCCCAATCAATTCCTGGAATTTTCACTAAAACAGCGAAACGTTATCCTGATCATATCGCGTTGGTGTCCAGACCTGATGCCAACGGCAAAAGAACTACGTATACCTTCCA agAATACGAGTCTTCTGTAAGAACCGTGGCGAAAGCGTTTTTGAAGCTAGGTTTGGAGAGATATCATAGCGTTTGCATATTAGGATTCAATAGTCCTGAATGGTTCATTGCCGATCTTGCGGCTATATACGCTGG TGGCTTTGCTACGGGGATTTATACCACAAATTCTCCAGAGGCGTGTCAATATTGCGCTGAACACAGTCAGGCAAATATAATAGTCGTTGAAGATGACAAACAATTGCAGAAAATCTTGCAGATAAAACACAATTTGCCCGACTTGAAAGCAATTGTTCAATACGATGGCGTACCCACCGATAAGGATACCTTGAGC TGGAACAATTTATTGGACATAGGTAAGAAAGAATCAGAGGACAAATTACAATCCGTGTTAAAAACAATTGGAGTAAATGAATGCTGCACTTTAGTATATACG tCAGGAACGGTTGGAAATCCAAAAGCTGTAATGTTAAGCCATGATAATGTATTACATGACCTACGTATGTTATTATTAGCGCTAGGAAATGTACTGAAAGAAAAATCTGAGATCGTAATTAGCTATTTGCCATTATCTCATGTTGCAGCACAG aTAATTGACATCATAGCAAATATTATGATGGCTACCACAGTATACTTCGCAGATCCAGGTGCATTAAAGGgtacattaataaatacattatctGTAGCGCAACCGACCATATTCCTAGGAGTGCCTAGAGTATGGGAAAAGATATATGAAAAAATGCAAGAGAAGGCGCGCAGTAACGGCACGATAAAGACCTGTATTGCTAAATGGGCGAAAGCACAAGGACTTTCGTATTATACGAATAAACTGAATGGTGTAGATCATAAGCATTGGGGTTACATTTTAGCAAAATGGCTTGTTTTTGACAAAGTGAAGGCGGTATTGGGTTTCAACAGATGCCAATTATTCGTTACAGCAGCAGCACCCTTAAGtaacgatattaaaaaatattttatgagttTAGACATGCCCCTATTAGAGGTATACGGAATGTCTGAAAGTGGTGGGGCTCAAACGTTAACCAGCAAAGATTT CATGGAGGGTGTGGGAAGACCTATACCTGGAGCATATACAAAATTAGACAATATAAATGAACATGGTGAGGGAGAGGTTTGTATGGGTGGACGACATATATTTATGGGTTATTTAAAAGCACCAGAGAAAACCGAAGAAGCGAAAGATAAAAGTGGCTGGTTACACTCTGGTGATCTTGGCAAATTTGATTCAAAAGGGAATTTGTTTATCACTG GTAGAATAAAAGAACTAATAATCACAAGTGGAGGGGAGAATGTGGCACCAAACAATATAGAGCATGCGATATTGTCGGAATTGCCATATTTAAGTAATGCCATGGTGATTGGAGATAAAAGGAAATATTTAACAGTGCTTGTCACACTTAAG AGTGATATGAATATAGAGACTGGTGCGCCATTGGATACGTTAAATCCCGATGTATTAAAATGGGCACAGTCTATCGGTAGTAGTGCCAAAACAGTCACAGAAGTCATAAACTCTCGTGATCCAGCC ATATATGGAGAAATCGACAAAGCGATTAAAAGAGCAAATACGCAAGCTATAAGTAATGCTCAAAAAGtacaaaagttcgaaattcttccTCATGACTTTTCGATTCCAACCGGTGAATTAGGACCCACGTTAAAGCTTAAGAAGAACGTGGTTCAGAAGATGTATGCTGATTTGATAGATAAAATGTATGAATGA
- the LOC105200064 gene encoding very long-chain-fatty-acid--CoA ligase bubblegum isoform X2, protein MSVSQAKQSYGGINGITRDDKGNQTTRYALASETGLDGPDQVLSADVDITSDANGRVRIKLDSNGLNSIMPQSIPGIFTKTAKRYPDHIALVSRPDANGKRTTYTFQEYESSVRTVAKAFLKLGLERYHSVCILGFNSPEWFIADLAAIYAGGFATGIYTTNSPEACQYCAEHSQANIIVVEDDKQLQKILQIKHNLPDLKAIVQYDGVPTDKDTLSWNNLLDIGKKESEDKLQSVLKTIGVNECCTLVYTSGTVGNPKAVMLSHDNVLHDLRMLLLALGNVLKEKSEIVISYLPLSHVAAQIIDIIANIMMATTVYFADPGALKGTLINTLSVAQPTIFLGVPRVWEKIYEKMQEKARSNGTIKTCIAKWAKAQGLSYYTNKLNGVDHKHWGYILAKWLVFDKVKAVLGFNRCQLFVTAAAPLSNDIKKYFMSLDMPLLEVYGMSESGGAQTLTSKDFMEGVGRPIPGAYTKLDNINEHGEGEVCMGGRHIFMGYLKAPEKTEEAKDKSGWLHSGDLGKFDSKGNLFITGRIKELIITSGGENVAPNNIEHAILSELPYLSNAMVIGDKRKYLTVLVTLKSDMNIETGAPLDTLNPDVLKWAQSIGSSAKTVTEVINSRDPAIYGEIDKAIKRANTQAISNAQKVQKFEILPHDFSIPTGELGPTLKLKKNVVQKMYADLIDKMYE, encoded by the exons ATGTCGGTATCTCAGGCCAAACAGTCATATGGAGGCATAAATGGAATTACGCGAGATGATAAG GGAAATCAAACAACTAGATATGCATTGGCTAGTGAAACTGGTCTCGATg GACCAGATCAGGTACTGTCTGCGGATGTAGATATCACAAGTGACGCTAACGGCAGAGTACGAATAAAGTTAGACAGCAATGGACTCAATTCAATCATGCCCCAATCAATTCCTGGAATTTTCACTAAAACAGCGAAACGTTATCCTGATCATATCGCGTTGGTGTCCAGACCTGATGCCAACGGCAAAAGAACTACGTATACCTTCCA agAATACGAGTCTTCTGTAAGAACCGTGGCGAAAGCGTTTTTGAAGCTAGGTTTGGAGAGATATCATAGCGTTTGCATATTAGGATTCAATAGTCCTGAATGGTTCATTGCCGATCTTGCGGCTATATACGCTGG TGGCTTTGCTACGGGGATTTATACCACAAATTCTCCAGAGGCGTGTCAATATTGCGCTGAACACAGTCAGGCAAATATAATAGTCGTTGAAGATGACAAACAATTGCAGAAAATCTTGCAGATAAAACACAATTTGCCCGACTTGAAAGCAATTGTTCAATACGATGGCGTACCCACCGATAAGGATACCTTGAGC TGGAACAATTTATTGGACATAGGTAAGAAAGAATCAGAGGACAAATTACAATCCGTGTTAAAAACAATTGGAGTAAATGAATGCTGCACTTTAGTATATACG tCAGGAACGGTTGGAAATCCAAAAGCTGTAATGTTAAGCCATGATAATGTATTACATGACCTACGTATGTTATTATTAGCGCTAGGAAATGTACTGAAAGAAAAATCTGAGATCGTAATTAGCTATTTGCCATTATCTCATGTTGCAGCACAG aTAATTGACATCATAGCAAATATTATGATGGCTACCACAGTATACTTCGCAGATCCAGGTGCATTAAAGGgtacattaataaatacattatctGTAGCGCAACCGACCATATTCCTAGGAGTGCCTAGAGTATGGGAAAAGATATATGAAAAAATGCAAGAGAAGGCGCGCAGTAACGGCACGATAAAGACCTGTATTGCTAAATGGGCGAAAGCACAAGGACTTTCGTATTATACGAATAAACTGAATGGTGTAGATCATAAGCATTGGGGTTACATTTTAGCAAAATGGCTTGTTTTTGACAAAGTGAAGGCGGTATTGGGTTTCAACAGATGCCAATTATTCGTTACAGCAGCAGCACCCTTAAGtaacgatattaaaaaatattttatgagttTAGACATGCCCCTATTAGAGGTATACGGAATGTCTGAAAGTGGTGGGGCTCAAACGTTAACCAGCAAAGATTT CATGGAGGGTGTGGGAAGACCTATACCTGGAGCATATACAAAATTAGACAATATAAATGAACATGGTGAGGGAGAGGTTTGTATGGGTGGACGACATATATTTATGGGTTATTTAAAAGCACCAGAGAAAACCGAAGAAGCGAAAGATAAAAGTGGCTGGTTACACTCTGGTGATCTTGGCAAATTTGATTCAAAAGGGAATTTGTTTATCACTG GTAGAATAAAAGAACTAATAATCACAAGTGGAGGGGAGAATGTGGCACCAAACAATATAGAGCATGCGATATTGTCGGAATTGCCATATTTAAGTAATGCCATGGTGATTGGAGATAAAAGGAAATATTTAACAGTGCTTGTCACACTTAAG AGTGATATGAATATAGAGACTGGTGCGCCATTGGATACGTTAAATCCCGATGTATTAAAATGGGCACAGTCTATCGGTAGTAGTGCCAAAACAGTCACAGAAGTCATAAACTCTCGTGATCCAGCC ATATATGGAGAAATCGACAAAGCGATTAAAAGAGCAAATACGCAAGCTATAAGTAATGCTCAAAAAGtacaaaagttcgaaattcttccTCATGACTTTTCGATTCCAACCGGTGAATTAGGACCCACGTTAAAGCTTAAGAAGAACGTGGTTCAGAAGATGTATGCTGATTTGATAGATAAAATGTATGAATGA